One region of Vigna angularis cultivar LongXiaoDou No.4 chromosome 10, ASM1680809v1, whole genome shotgun sequence genomic DNA includes:
- the LOC108328851 gene encoding lysM domain receptor-like kinase 3 — protein sequence MITQTMASLTSLLSLLIPLLATSCVSVAVFSFQASLKTTYFEPFRCSSMISTCNASLYHISYNHNADDLANFYSVHPSQIKPIMRGTKQDYLITVPCSCNSSNDLGGYFYDTTYKVKPNDSSVEINNIAYSGQAWSINREVNPNEELAINLPCGCSEKNDSQIVVTYTVQRSDTPISIATLLNATLENMVSMNEVLVQNPSFIDISWVLYVPRELNGLPSNGKEKKHYIIIGILAGVTFFSIITLIILVVVLRRSRASVAAKNDPNIVSKRSIGNRTISIKDFHAEHIEDATPFESERPVIYALEEIEDATNNFDETRKIGVGGYGSVYFGMLEEKEVAVKKMRSNKSKEFYAELKALCKIHHINIVELLGYASGDDHLYLVYEYVPNGSLSEHLHDPLLKGHQPLSWCARVQIALDAAKGLEYIHDYTKARYVHRDIKTCNILLDEKLRAKVADFGLAKLVERTNDEEFIATRLVGTPGYLPPESVKELQVTIKTDVFAFGVVLSELITGKRALFRDNQQANNMKSLVTVVSQIFRNKYPENALADAIDGNLQHSYPMEDVYKMAEVAHWCLWEDPNDRPVMREIVVALSEIVMSSTEWEASLGGDSQVFSGVLDGR from the exons ATGATCACACAAACCATGGCTTCTCtaacttctcttctttctcttctcattCCTCTTCTTGCAACTTCTTGTGTAAGTGTAGCTGTGTTTTCCTTCCAAGCTTCTCTCAAAACAACTTACTTTGAACCGTTCAGATGCTCCTCCATGATCAGCACATGCAATGCCTCACTCTACCACATTAGTTACAATCACAACGCAGATGACTTAGCCAACTTTTACTCCGTTCACCCCTCCCAAATCAAACCTATAATGCGTGGCACAAAGCAAGATTACCTTATAACAGTGCCTTGTTCCTGCAATAGCTCCAATGACCTTGGCGGATATTTCTATGATACAACCTACAAGGTGAAGCCTAATGACTCTTCTGTGGAGATTAACAACATTGCGTACAGTGGCCAAGCCTGGTCTATTAACAGAGAAGTGAACCCAAACGAGGAATTAGCAATAAATCTTCCTTGTGGGTGTTCAGAAAAAAATGACTCTCAAATTGTTGTCACGTATACAGTTCAGCGGAGTGATACACCCATATCAATCGCTACTCTGCTAAATGCTACCTTAGAAAACATGGTGAGTATGAACGAAGTTCTGGTTCAGAACCCCTCATTCATAGATATTAGTTGGGTGCTGTATGTTCCAAGGGAACTCAATGGTTTGCCTTCCAATGGAAAAG AAAAGAAACACTATATAATCATTGGCATCTTGGCGGGTGTGACATTCTTTTCAATTATTACTTTGATAATTCTCGTTGTCGTTCTTAGGAGATCCAGGGCCAGTGTAGCCGCAAAAAATGATCCAAATATTGTGTCTAAAAGATCAATTGGAAATAGAACTATTTCCATAAAGGACTTTCATGCAGAACATATAGAAG ATGCAACTCCATTTGAATCAGAAAGACCAGTAATTTATGCTCTAGAGGAGATTGAAGATGCTACAAATAACTTTGATGAAACGCGAAAGATTGGAGTAGGTGGATACGGGAGTGTGTATTTCGGAATGTTAGAGGAGAAG GAGGTTGCAGTAAAGAAGATGAGGTCTAATAAATCCAAAGAATTCTATGCAGAACTCAAGGCCTTGTGTAAGATCCATCACATTAACATT GTGGAGTTGTTGGGATATGCCAGCGGAGATGACCACCTTTATTTGGTGTATGAGTATGTTCCAAATGGATCTCTCAGTGAGCATCTTCATGATCCATTACTGAAAG GTCACCAGCCTCTTTCTTGGTGTGCTAGGGTTCAAATTGCATTGGATGCAGCAAAAGGTCTGGAATACATACATGATTACACGAAAGCTCGATATGTGCACCGTGATATAAAGACTTGCAATATTCTCCTTGATGAGAAGCTAAGAGCAAAG GTAGCAGATTTTGGACTTGCAAAGCTAGTAGAACGAACCAATGATGAAGAATTCATAGCAACAAGGCTTGTTGGAACACCGGGCTACCTTCCACCAGA ATCTGTTAAGGAGCTTCAAGTGACTATAAAAACAGATGTTTTTGCATTTGGGGTGGTTCTGTCAGAGTTGATAACAGGGAAACGTGCACTATTTCGTGACAACCAACAAGCCAACAATATGAAATCACTTGTTACAGTT GTTAGCcaaattttcagaaataaaTACCCAGAGAATGCTTTAGCAGATGCCATAGATGGGAATCTTCAGCATAGCTATCCCATGGAAGATGTCTACAAG ATGGCAGAAGTAGCTCATTGGTGTTTGTGGGAAGATCCAAACGACAGGCCTGTCATGAGGGAGATAGTTGTGGCATTGTCAGA